A portion of the Poecilia reticulata strain Guanapo linkage group LG23, Guppy_female_1.0+MT, whole genome shotgun sequence genome contains these proteins:
- the usp15 gene encoding ubiquitin carboxyl-terminal hydrolase 15 isoform X3, translating to MAEGGAADLDTQRGEIAALLKTQLRKGDTWYLVDSRWFKQWKKYVGFDSWDKYQMGDQNVYPGPVDNSGLLKDGDVLAIKEHLIDELDYILVPTEGWNKLVSWYGLTEGQEPIARKVVEQGMFVKHCKVEVYLTELKLCEDGNMDNVITRRFSKADTIDMIEKEMRKLFSIPDEKETRLWNRYMSNTFEPLNKPDSTIQDAGLYQGQMENLFSSSSVDRLPQVLVIEQKNEDGTWPRGSMASNVKNSSYSLPSSYPTYSNNYDYSEQSRQSERSGLCGLSNLGNTCFMNSAVQCLSNITPLTEYFLKDKYRDELNEDNPLGMKGEIAKTYAELIKQLWSGKYSYVTPRPFKTQVGRFAPQFSGYQQQDSHELLAFLLDGLHEDLNRIRKKPYIQLKDANGRPDKVVAEEAWENHIKRNDSIIVDIFHGLFKSTLVCPVCAKVSVTFDPFCYLTLPLPMKKERTLEVYLVRLDPVAKPTQYKLTVPKVGYISDLCTSLSSLSGVPAEKMIVTDIYNHRFHRIFATNENLSSIMERDDIYVFEVAVNRVEDADHVVIPVHLREKYKQSGYNHTSTPLFGLPFLIAVPRTLSEDKLYNMLLSRLCRFVRSPVEEDEEDSEETQPPTQHTINGNATNGLLEEGSPSEMETDEQDDESSQDQELPSENENSQSEDSVGGDNELENGVVAPQLSTKGQQTAGLNRKRLFTFQFNNMGKTDFSLIKEDTKLIRFDEGHLRLSDRSYLSLDWEPDIKKKYFDETVVEDYDKHESMEYKPQKKAFFKLKDCIELFTTKEKLGAEDPWYCPNCKQHQQATKKLDLWSLPPVLVVHLKRFSYSRYMRDKLDSLVDFPLRDLDMSEFLINPNAGPCRYDLIAVSNHYGGMGGGHYTAYAKNKEDGKWYNFDDSSVSPASEDQIVSKAGYVLFYQRQDTVKGTGYFALDREEEEEEEEEEEGEDDEENGAEELVERRTVSSSQGACAAAQSDEEDEPVQNKSSKKDINQEEEEEEEEEEEEEEEEQVFNRDITMKTN from the exons ATGGCGGAAGGCGGAGCGGCTGATCTGGATACCCAGAGAGGAGAGATCGCGGCGCTGCTGAAAACACAGTTACGGAAGGGAGACACTTG GTATCTTGTGGATAGTCGTTGGTTCAAACAGTGGAAGAAATATGTGGGATTCGACAGCTGGGATAAGTACCAGATGGGAGATCAGAATGTCTATCCAGGACCGGTGGACAACTCTGGTCTCCTCAAAG ATGGGGACGTGCTGGCAATTAAGGAGCACCTCATCGACGAGCTCGACTACATCCTGGTCCCAACGGAGGGCTGGAACAAGCTCGTCAGCTGGTACGGGCTGACAGAAGGCCAGGAGCCAATCGCACGCAAG gtGGTGGAACAGGGTATGTTTGTGAAGCACTGCAAGGTGGAGGTGTACCTGACAGAGCTGAAGCTTTGTGAAGACGGCAACATGGACAACGTGATCACCAGACGTTTCAGTAAAGCCGACACAATAG ACATGATAGAGAAGGAAATGCGGAAACTGTTCAGCATCCCTGACGAGAAGGAGACCAGGCTGTGGAACAGGTACATGAGCAACACCTTCGAGCCGCTCAACAAGCCTGACAGCACCATCCAAGACGCCGGCCTCTATCAAGGACAG ATGGAGAaccttttctcttcttcttctgtggatcgTCTCCCACAGGTGCTCGTAATAGAGCAGAAGAACGAGGATGGCACTTGGCCCCGAGGCTCCATGGCGTCCAA TGTTAAGAACTCCAGCTACAGTCTGCCCTCCTCGTACCCAACCTACAGCAACAACTATGACTACTCGGAACAGAGCCGGCAGAGTGAGCGCTCGGGCCTCTGTGGGCTCTCCAACCTGGGAAACACCTGCTTCATGAACTCTGCAGTACAG TGTTTAAGCAATATCACCCCTCTGACGGAGTACTTCCTGAAAGACAAGTACCGAGACGAGCTGAACGAAGACAACCCCCTGGGCATGAAGGGGGAGATCGCCAAAACCTACGCTGAGCTCATCAAGCAGCTGTGGTCGGGCAAATACAGTTACGTCACCCCGAGACCCTTCAAG accCAAGTGGGGCGCTTTGCCCCGCAGTTCTCAGGCTACCAGCAGCAGGACTCCCATGAGCTCCTGGCCTTCCTCCTGGACGGCCTTCACGAGGACCTGAACCGCATCCGGAAGAAACCCTACATCCAGCTGAAGGACGCCAACGGACGGCCGGACAAG GTGGTGGCCGAGGAAGCGTGGGAGAACCACATCAAGAGGAACGACTCCATCATCGTGGACATCTTCCACGGTCTCTTCAAGTCGACTCTGGTTTGTCCCGTGTGCGCCAAGGTCtccgtgacctttgacccctttTGCTACTTGACCCTGCCGCTTCCCATGAAGAAAGAGCGGACTCTGGAGGTGTACCTCGTCAGACTGGACCCAGTTGCTAAACCTACGCAG TACAAGCTGACCGTGCCAAAGGTGGGCTACATCTCTGACCTCTGTACCTCCCTCTCCAGCCTGTCTGGCGTGCCTGCTGAGAAG ATGATTGTTACTGACATCTACAACCACCGCTTCCACCGGATCTTTGCCACTAACGAAAACCTCAGCAGCATCATGGAGCGGGACGATATTTACGT CTTCGAGGTTGCGGTGAACAGAGTAGAAGACGCCGATCACGTAGTGATCCCCGTGCACTTGAGGGAAAAATACAAGCAGTCGGGCTACAACCACACCAGCACGCCACTGTTCGGTCTGCCCTTCCTCATTGCCGTCCCGAGAACACTAAGCGAAGACAAACTCTACAACATGCTCCTCTCTCGTCTCTG CCGGTTCGTACGGTCTCCTGtagaggaagacgaggaggacaGCGAAGAGACGCAACCGCCCACGCAACACACCATCAACGGAAATGCCACTAACGGCCTGCTGGAGGAGGGCTCACCAA GCGAGATGGAGACAGACGAGCAGGACGACGAGTCGAGCCAGGATCAGGAGCTGCCGTCTGAGAATGAGAACAGCCAATCGGAGGATTCTGTGGGAGGCGACAACGAGCTGGAGAACGGCGTGGTCGCGCCGCAGCTCTCCACTAAGGGCCAGCAAACGGCCGGCCTCAACAGAAAGAGGCTTTTCACATTCCAGTTCAACAACATGGGCAAAACGGACTTCTCGCTCATCAAGGAGGACACCAAGCTGATCCGCTTTGACGAGGGGCATCTCAGACTGAGTG ACCGCTCGTACCTGTCTTTGGACTGGGAACCAGATAttaagaaaaagtattttgacGAGACTGTTGTTGAg GACTATGACAAGCACGAGAGCATGGAGTACAAGCCTCAGAAGAAAGCCTTCTTCAAGTTGAAGGACTGCATCGAGCTTTTCACTACGAAAGAGAAACTGGGAGCAGAGGATCCCTG GTATTGTCCAAACTGTAAGCAGCATCAGCAGGCCACCAAGAAGCTGGACTTGTGGTCTCTGCCGCCCGTCCTTGTTGTCCATCTGAAGCGCTTCTCTTACAGCCGCTACATGAGGGACAAGCTGGACTCGCTGGTCGACTTCCCACTCag agaTCTGGACATGTCAGAGTTCCTGATCAACCCCAACGCCGGGCCCTGTCGCTATGACCTCATCGCCGTGTCCAACCACTACGGCGGGATGGGAGGCGGCCATT ACACGGCGTATGCTAAGAACAAAGAAGATGGGAAGTGGTACAACTTTGATGACAGTAGTGTGTCTCCTGCCAGTGAAGACCAAATAGTG TCCAAAGCTGGCTATGTGTTGTTCTACCAGCGCCAGGACACTGTCAAAGGCACCGGCTACTTTGCTCTCGACcgcgaggaggaagaggaggaggaggaggaagaggaaggtgaGGATGATGAGGAGAACGGAGCGGAAGAGCTGGTAGAAAGAAGGACTGTCTCGTCTTCTCAGGGTGCCTGCGCCGCTGCGCAAAGCGACGAGGAGGACGAGCCAGTCCAGAACAAgagcagtaaaaaagacataaaccaggaggaagaagaagaggaagaggaggaggaagaagaagaagaggaggaacagGTATTCAATCGAGACATTACCATGAAAACCAACTGA
- the usp15 gene encoding ubiquitin carboxyl-terminal hydrolase 15 isoform X2: MAEGGAADLDTQRGEIAALLKTQLRKGDTWYLVDSRWFKQWKKYVGFDSWDKYQMGDQNVYPGPVDNSGLLKDGDVLAIKEHLIDELDYILVPTEGWNKLVSWYGLTEGQEPIARKVVEQGMFVKHCKVEVYLTELKLCEDGNMDNVITRRFSKADTIDMIEKEMRKLFSIPDEKETRLWNRYMSNTFEPLNKPDSTIQDAGLYQGQVLVIEQKNEDGTWPRGSMASKSSGASNLSALPKISPSSLTNNHNSSFNSRNVKNSSYSLPSSYPTYSNNYDYSEQSRQSERSGLCGLSNLGNTCFMNSAVQCLSNITPLTEYFLKDKYRDELNEDNPLGMKGEIAKTYAELIKQLWSGKYSYVTPRPFKTQVGRFAPQFSGYQQQDSHELLAFLLDGLHEDLNRIRKKPYIQLKDANGRPDKVVAEEAWENHIKRNDSIIVDIFHGLFKSTLVCPVCAKVSVTFDPFCYLTLPLPMKKERTLEVYLVRLDPVAKPTQYKLTVPKVGYISDLCTSLSSLSGVPAEKMIVTDIYNHRFHRIFATNENLSSIMERDDIYVFEVAVNRVEDADHVVIPVHLREKYKQSGYNHTSTPLFGLPFLIAVPRTLSEDKLYNMLLSRLCRFVRSPVEEDEEDSEETQPPTQHTINGNATNGLLEEGSPSEMETDEQDDESSQDQELPSENENSQSEDSVGGDNELENGVVAPQLSTKGQQTAGLNRKRLFTFQFNNMGKTDFSLIKEDTKLIRFDEGHLRLSDRSYLSLDWEPDIKKKYFDETVVEDYDKHESMEYKPQKKAFFKLKDCIELFTTKEKLGAEDPWYCPNCKQHQQATKKLDLWSLPPVLVVHLKRFSYSRYMRDKLDSLVDFPLRDLDMSEFLINPNAGPCRYDLIAVSNHYGGMGGGHYTAYAKNKEDGKWYNFDDSSVSPASEDQIVSKAGYVLFYQRQDTVKGTGYFALDREEEEEEEEEEEGEDDEENGAEELVERRTVSSSQGACAAAQSDEEDEPVQNKSSKKDINQEEEEEEEEEEEEEEEEQVFNRDITMKTN, encoded by the exons ATGGCGGAAGGCGGAGCGGCTGATCTGGATACCCAGAGAGGAGAGATCGCGGCGCTGCTGAAAACACAGTTACGGAAGGGAGACACTTG GTATCTTGTGGATAGTCGTTGGTTCAAACAGTGGAAGAAATATGTGGGATTCGACAGCTGGGATAAGTACCAGATGGGAGATCAGAATGTCTATCCAGGACCGGTGGACAACTCTGGTCTCCTCAAAG ATGGGGACGTGCTGGCAATTAAGGAGCACCTCATCGACGAGCTCGACTACATCCTGGTCCCAACGGAGGGCTGGAACAAGCTCGTCAGCTGGTACGGGCTGACAGAAGGCCAGGAGCCAATCGCACGCAAG gtGGTGGAACAGGGTATGTTTGTGAAGCACTGCAAGGTGGAGGTGTACCTGACAGAGCTGAAGCTTTGTGAAGACGGCAACATGGACAACGTGATCACCAGACGTTTCAGTAAAGCCGACACAATAG ACATGATAGAGAAGGAAATGCGGAAACTGTTCAGCATCCCTGACGAGAAGGAGACCAGGCTGTGGAACAGGTACATGAGCAACACCTTCGAGCCGCTCAACAAGCCTGACAGCACCATCCAAGACGCCGGCCTCTATCAAGGACAG GTGCTCGTAATAGAGCAGAAGAACGAGGATGGCACTTGGCCCCGAGGCTCCATGGCGTCCAA GTCATCTGGCGCTTCCAATCTCTCTGCTTTGCCAAAGATCTCGCCTTCATCTCTCACAAACAATCATAACAGCAGCTTCAACAGCAGGAA TGTTAAGAACTCCAGCTACAGTCTGCCCTCCTCGTACCCAACCTACAGCAACAACTATGACTACTCGGAACAGAGCCGGCAGAGTGAGCGCTCGGGCCTCTGTGGGCTCTCCAACCTGGGAAACACCTGCTTCATGAACTCTGCAGTACAG TGTTTAAGCAATATCACCCCTCTGACGGAGTACTTCCTGAAAGACAAGTACCGAGACGAGCTGAACGAAGACAACCCCCTGGGCATGAAGGGGGAGATCGCCAAAACCTACGCTGAGCTCATCAAGCAGCTGTGGTCGGGCAAATACAGTTACGTCACCCCGAGACCCTTCAAG accCAAGTGGGGCGCTTTGCCCCGCAGTTCTCAGGCTACCAGCAGCAGGACTCCCATGAGCTCCTGGCCTTCCTCCTGGACGGCCTTCACGAGGACCTGAACCGCATCCGGAAGAAACCCTACATCCAGCTGAAGGACGCCAACGGACGGCCGGACAAG GTGGTGGCCGAGGAAGCGTGGGAGAACCACATCAAGAGGAACGACTCCATCATCGTGGACATCTTCCACGGTCTCTTCAAGTCGACTCTGGTTTGTCCCGTGTGCGCCAAGGTCtccgtgacctttgacccctttTGCTACTTGACCCTGCCGCTTCCCATGAAGAAAGAGCGGACTCTGGAGGTGTACCTCGTCAGACTGGACCCAGTTGCTAAACCTACGCAG TACAAGCTGACCGTGCCAAAGGTGGGCTACATCTCTGACCTCTGTACCTCCCTCTCCAGCCTGTCTGGCGTGCCTGCTGAGAAG ATGATTGTTACTGACATCTACAACCACCGCTTCCACCGGATCTTTGCCACTAACGAAAACCTCAGCAGCATCATGGAGCGGGACGATATTTACGT CTTCGAGGTTGCGGTGAACAGAGTAGAAGACGCCGATCACGTAGTGATCCCCGTGCACTTGAGGGAAAAATACAAGCAGTCGGGCTACAACCACACCAGCACGCCACTGTTCGGTCTGCCCTTCCTCATTGCCGTCCCGAGAACACTAAGCGAAGACAAACTCTACAACATGCTCCTCTCTCGTCTCTG CCGGTTCGTACGGTCTCCTGtagaggaagacgaggaggacaGCGAAGAGACGCAACCGCCCACGCAACACACCATCAACGGAAATGCCACTAACGGCCTGCTGGAGGAGGGCTCACCAA GCGAGATGGAGACAGACGAGCAGGACGACGAGTCGAGCCAGGATCAGGAGCTGCCGTCTGAGAATGAGAACAGCCAATCGGAGGATTCTGTGGGAGGCGACAACGAGCTGGAGAACGGCGTGGTCGCGCCGCAGCTCTCCACTAAGGGCCAGCAAACGGCCGGCCTCAACAGAAAGAGGCTTTTCACATTCCAGTTCAACAACATGGGCAAAACGGACTTCTCGCTCATCAAGGAGGACACCAAGCTGATCCGCTTTGACGAGGGGCATCTCAGACTGAGTG ACCGCTCGTACCTGTCTTTGGACTGGGAACCAGATAttaagaaaaagtattttgacGAGACTGTTGTTGAg GACTATGACAAGCACGAGAGCATGGAGTACAAGCCTCAGAAGAAAGCCTTCTTCAAGTTGAAGGACTGCATCGAGCTTTTCACTACGAAAGAGAAACTGGGAGCAGAGGATCCCTG GTATTGTCCAAACTGTAAGCAGCATCAGCAGGCCACCAAGAAGCTGGACTTGTGGTCTCTGCCGCCCGTCCTTGTTGTCCATCTGAAGCGCTTCTCTTACAGCCGCTACATGAGGGACAAGCTGGACTCGCTGGTCGACTTCCCACTCag agaTCTGGACATGTCAGAGTTCCTGATCAACCCCAACGCCGGGCCCTGTCGCTATGACCTCATCGCCGTGTCCAACCACTACGGCGGGATGGGAGGCGGCCATT ACACGGCGTATGCTAAGAACAAAGAAGATGGGAAGTGGTACAACTTTGATGACAGTAGTGTGTCTCCTGCCAGTGAAGACCAAATAGTG TCCAAAGCTGGCTATGTGTTGTTCTACCAGCGCCAGGACACTGTCAAAGGCACCGGCTACTTTGCTCTCGACcgcgaggaggaagaggaggaggaggaggaagaggaaggtgaGGATGATGAGGAGAACGGAGCGGAAGAGCTGGTAGAAAGAAGGACTGTCTCGTCTTCTCAGGGTGCCTGCGCCGCTGCGCAAAGCGACGAGGAGGACGAGCCAGTCCAGAACAAgagcagtaaaaaagacataaaccaggaggaagaagaagaggaagaggaggaggaagaagaagaagaggaggaacagGTATTCAATCGAGACATTACCATGAAAACCAACTGA
- the usp15 gene encoding ubiquitin carboxyl-terminal hydrolase 15 isoform X4: MAEGGAADLDTQRGEIAALLKTQLRKGDTWYLVDSRWFKQWKKYVGFDSWDKYQMGDQNVYPGPVDNSGLLKDGDVLAIKEHLIDELDYILVPTEGWNKLVSWYGLTEGQEPIARKVVEQGMFVKHCKVEVYLTELKLCEDGNMDNVITRRFSKADTIDMIEKEMRKLFSIPDEKETRLWNRYMSNTFEPLNKPDSTIQDAGLYQGQVLVIEQKNEDGTWPRGSMASNVKNSSYSLPSSYPTYSNNYDYSEQSRQSERSGLCGLSNLGNTCFMNSAVQCLSNITPLTEYFLKDKYRDELNEDNPLGMKGEIAKTYAELIKQLWSGKYSYVTPRPFKTQVGRFAPQFSGYQQQDSHELLAFLLDGLHEDLNRIRKKPYIQLKDANGRPDKVVAEEAWENHIKRNDSIIVDIFHGLFKSTLVCPVCAKVSVTFDPFCYLTLPLPMKKERTLEVYLVRLDPVAKPTQYKLTVPKVGYISDLCTSLSSLSGVPAEKMIVTDIYNHRFHRIFATNENLSSIMERDDIYVFEVAVNRVEDADHVVIPVHLREKYKQSGYNHTSTPLFGLPFLIAVPRTLSEDKLYNMLLSRLCRFVRSPVEEDEEDSEETQPPTQHTINGNATNGLLEEGSPSEMETDEQDDESSQDQELPSENENSQSEDSVGGDNELENGVVAPQLSTKGQQTAGLNRKRLFTFQFNNMGKTDFSLIKEDTKLIRFDEGHLRLSDRSYLSLDWEPDIKKKYFDETVVEDYDKHESMEYKPQKKAFFKLKDCIELFTTKEKLGAEDPWYCPNCKQHQQATKKLDLWSLPPVLVVHLKRFSYSRYMRDKLDSLVDFPLRDLDMSEFLINPNAGPCRYDLIAVSNHYGGMGGGHYTAYAKNKEDGKWYNFDDSSVSPASEDQIVSKAGYVLFYQRQDTVKGTGYFALDREEEEEEEEEEEGEDDEENGAEELVERRTVSSSQGACAAAQSDEEDEPVQNKSSKKDINQEEEEEEEEEEEEEEEEQVFNRDITMKTN, encoded by the exons ATGGCGGAAGGCGGAGCGGCTGATCTGGATACCCAGAGAGGAGAGATCGCGGCGCTGCTGAAAACACAGTTACGGAAGGGAGACACTTG GTATCTTGTGGATAGTCGTTGGTTCAAACAGTGGAAGAAATATGTGGGATTCGACAGCTGGGATAAGTACCAGATGGGAGATCAGAATGTCTATCCAGGACCGGTGGACAACTCTGGTCTCCTCAAAG ATGGGGACGTGCTGGCAATTAAGGAGCACCTCATCGACGAGCTCGACTACATCCTGGTCCCAACGGAGGGCTGGAACAAGCTCGTCAGCTGGTACGGGCTGACAGAAGGCCAGGAGCCAATCGCACGCAAG gtGGTGGAACAGGGTATGTTTGTGAAGCACTGCAAGGTGGAGGTGTACCTGACAGAGCTGAAGCTTTGTGAAGACGGCAACATGGACAACGTGATCACCAGACGTTTCAGTAAAGCCGACACAATAG ACATGATAGAGAAGGAAATGCGGAAACTGTTCAGCATCCCTGACGAGAAGGAGACCAGGCTGTGGAACAGGTACATGAGCAACACCTTCGAGCCGCTCAACAAGCCTGACAGCACCATCCAAGACGCCGGCCTCTATCAAGGACAG GTGCTCGTAATAGAGCAGAAGAACGAGGATGGCACTTGGCCCCGAGGCTCCATGGCGTCCAA TGTTAAGAACTCCAGCTACAGTCTGCCCTCCTCGTACCCAACCTACAGCAACAACTATGACTACTCGGAACAGAGCCGGCAGAGTGAGCGCTCGGGCCTCTGTGGGCTCTCCAACCTGGGAAACACCTGCTTCATGAACTCTGCAGTACAG TGTTTAAGCAATATCACCCCTCTGACGGAGTACTTCCTGAAAGACAAGTACCGAGACGAGCTGAACGAAGACAACCCCCTGGGCATGAAGGGGGAGATCGCCAAAACCTACGCTGAGCTCATCAAGCAGCTGTGGTCGGGCAAATACAGTTACGTCACCCCGAGACCCTTCAAG accCAAGTGGGGCGCTTTGCCCCGCAGTTCTCAGGCTACCAGCAGCAGGACTCCCATGAGCTCCTGGCCTTCCTCCTGGACGGCCTTCACGAGGACCTGAACCGCATCCGGAAGAAACCCTACATCCAGCTGAAGGACGCCAACGGACGGCCGGACAAG GTGGTGGCCGAGGAAGCGTGGGAGAACCACATCAAGAGGAACGACTCCATCATCGTGGACATCTTCCACGGTCTCTTCAAGTCGACTCTGGTTTGTCCCGTGTGCGCCAAGGTCtccgtgacctttgacccctttTGCTACTTGACCCTGCCGCTTCCCATGAAGAAAGAGCGGACTCTGGAGGTGTACCTCGTCAGACTGGACCCAGTTGCTAAACCTACGCAG TACAAGCTGACCGTGCCAAAGGTGGGCTACATCTCTGACCTCTGTACCTCCCTCTCCAGCCTGTCTGGCGTGCCTGCTGAGAAG ATGATTGTTACTGACATCTACAACCACCGCTTCCACCGGATCTTTGCCACTAACGAAAACCTCAGCAGCATCATGGAGCGGGACGATATTTACGT CTTCGAGGTTGCGGTGAACAGAGTAGAAGACGCCGATCACGTAGTGATCCCCGTGCACTTGAGGGAAAAATACAAGCAGTCGGGCTACAACCACACCAGCACGCCACTGTTCGGTCTGCCCTTCCTCATTGCCGTCCCGAGAACACTAAGCGAAGACAAACTCTACAACATGCTCCTCTCTCGTCTCTG CCGGTTCGTACGGTCTCCTGtagaggaagacgaggaggacaGCGAAGAGACGCAACCGCCCACGCAACACACCATCAACGGAAATGCCACTAACGGCCTGCTGGAGGAGGGCTCACCAA GCGAGATGGAGACAGACGAGCAGGACGACGAGTCGAGCCAGGATCAGGAGCTGCCGTCTGAGAATGAGAACAGCCAATCGGAGGATTCTGTGGGAGGCGACAACGAGCTGGAGAACGGCGTGGTCGCGCCGCAGCTCTCCACTAAGGGCCAGCAAACGGCCGGCCTCAACAGAAAGAGGCTTTTCACATTCCAGTTCAACAACATGGGCAAAACGGACTTCTCGCTCATCAAGGAGGACACCAAGCTGATCCGCTTTGACGAGGGGCATCTCAGACTGAGTG ACCGCTCGTACCTGTCTTTGGACTGGGAACCAGATAttaagaaaaagtattttgacGAGACTGTTGTTGAg GACTATGACAAGCACGAGAGCATGGAGTACAAGCCTCAGAAGAAAGCCTTCTTCAAGTTGAAGGACTGCATCGAGCTTTTCACTACGAAAGAGAAACTGGGAGCAGAGGATCCCTG GTATTGTCCAAACTGTAAGCAGCATCAGCAGGCCACCAAGAAGCTGGACTTGTGGTCTCTGCCGCCCGTCCTTGTTGTCCATCTGAAGCGCTTCTCTTACAGCCGCTACATGAGGGACAAGCTGGACTCGCTGGTCGACTTCCCACTCag agaTCTGGACATGTCAGAGTTCCTGATCAACCCCAACGCCGGGCCCTGTCGCTATGACCTCATCGCCGTGTCCAACCACTACGGCGGGATGGGAGGCGGCCATT ACACGGCGTATGCTAAGAACAAAGAAGATGGGAAGTGGTACAACTTTGATGACAGTAGTGTGTCTCCTGCCAGTGAAGACCAAATAGTG TCCAAAGCTGGCTATGTGTTGTTCTACCAGCGCCAGGACACTGTCAAAGGCACCGGCTACTTTGCTCTCGACcgcgaggaggaagaggaggaggaggaggaagaggaaggtgaGGATGATGAGGAGAACGGAGCGGAAGAGCTGGTAGAAAGAAGGACTGTCTCGTCTTCTCAGGGTGCCTGCGCCGCTGCGCAAAGCGACGAGGAGGACGAGCCAGTCCAGAACAAgagcagtaaaaaagacataaaccaggaggaagaagaagaggaagaggaggaggaagaagaagaagaggaggaacagGTATTCAATCGAGACATTACCATGAAAACCAACTGA